The DNA segment GATAGCTGATGTGTTCGTCGTGTGGGCGAAATGCGCCAAGGAGGGTGAAGGCAGAGAAACCATCCGGGGATTTGTACTTGAGAAGGGGACGGCCGGCTTGAGTGCGCCAAAAATCGAAGGAAAATTCTCGCTCCGGGCTTCAATCACGGGCCAGATAGTGATGGAAGATGTCCGTGTCCCGGCATCAAGCATGTTCCCTGACATAGAAGGGCTCAAGGTGAGATGGACCCAATCtttgttgtttgcttttttatgaTATCTTCATCCCTGCAGGGACCATTCGGTTGCCTCAACAGCGCAAGGTACGGCATAGGATGGGGTGCGCTAGGTGCTGCAGAGTTCTGTCTTGCCACTGCTAGGCAATACTCGCTCGACCGGATTCAATTTGAGAAACCGCTGGCCAGGAACCAGCTGATACAGAAGAAGTTTGCTGACGCGTTGACCGAGATATCTACCGGGCTGCAGGCTTGCCTCAGGGTGGGGAGACTCATCGACGATGGGAGGTGCGTCGAGATTAAATCGTCATTTTTCACTTCAAATCAACGCTAAACTGCCGCGATCTGCAGATCTTCCCCTGAAATGATTTCGCTGATAAAGAGAAATTCGTGCGGGAAAGCTCTCGATGTCGCGCGGAATATGAGAGACGTGTTGGGGGGGAACGGGATATGCGACGAGTACCACGTCATCCGCCACGTCATGAACTTGGAAGCGGTCAACACTTACGAAGGTTTCTTTCTGTCatatgttacgtcataatcctATGCTGATGAGTGAAAACGAGTTGATTATTGCAGGCACCCACGATGTCCACGCGCTTATACTCGGTCGCGCCATCACCGGCCTCCAGGCCTTCACCCATTGATCAATCCTCAAATTTCTCGTCATTCCCTGCACTGTGAAGATCATCTTGAAAGCATGGACCGTCCTCTCATCCAGTATATTACACAAGCAATTGTTCCTCGACATTTCccttctaaaatatttttcgttgtttcttctcaaacaaaacttaactaaTCTATAATTTATCTCAGCCAGTGCCGATAGACTCTTGACAAATAAGACAAAACGCTTTTTTTAAGTTTAGAATGGACACCAGCCTGTTATACGTCATGAAGACGATGTAAAAACGTAATACGTCGTTTATGCGGCGTCACTATGACAACGTTTGACTGAATCAAACCCTGGCAAGAATTAGATTCTGTGAGTTGTTGCGTCATACTAATTCAGAGGTTCTCAATCGGGGTGCCATTTACGTTTCGCAAGTTATTGCGCAATAACCACTACTCCAGCAAAACGGTtgcgaaaattatttttatttaatgcagaaagtttttggtttgactgtgggtgctgccaaatcttttggttgtttgcaggGTGCCTTGAGcctaaaaaggttgagaaccactgcacTTATTAGTAGAAAAGAATTTGCCAAAAAACGATATTTTGACGATAGTTAACGCTGTGTAGCATAAAATGAAATCCCACTTCCGCCATATTGCTTGGGATGAAATCTAAACTGATACAAACATAAAAGCAGATGAGAAAATTCTTCAGAAAGTTGTCTAAAGGCACTCTGAGTACGGTGTTGGGTGTTGTAAGTAGCGGATTTGGGTGGCCATGTTAATCTACCATCTTATAGCGCAATTATATTATTGCTATGTTGcttgttttaagcccttggtcGTCGCCActtttcctgctcgttaattgtttgtgagcaCGTGTtcttattgtgctataactacagcGGTTAACATCGTAACTGTTGCTctgcacagttaatggcgaaaaataaacgataggATTTGGGCAGAATCAGTCAGtggcaaaatttgaaaaataaaactctgTGCGTCAGGACGCTGCATCGGTTGAATGGTAGAAGCCATTGTGAGGTTCTGGTTGTTTATTGCGTCAGCAGCTTTGTAGCGAATTACAACAAAGACGCGTGTGTCGTGGAAATTTTAGTGAAGTTGATCAGTTTCCGGACAACGCCGGGCCTTGATGTTTTATCTCATCAAAGCAAATCCATGAACATATTATACTGTTACACGCATATTAAATGTGTGATGAGGACATCTTGAAACCGATTCaacttattttgtatttaaagcGTATGCGTGTTggtacaaatgtttattatcaGCCTACGTTTGTTGAAACGTAAAAGTTGTGTAAAACTTTTCTCTTCTATCCGCAGGATATTTGTGTATTTAGGAGCGCGAAATTCAAACTCGCATCAAGACGTTGAAGTTTCCATAGGTTTATAATGACTCGCTTGGTGACGCTATCGCAATTTTTCTTTCGTAAAAAACCCAATAGGTTCAATACCGAATCCACTTCGGTAAATTGATGTTTCAAGCAGAATCGCATAAAGTTATCCGGTTCCAACTCACCACGTGATAGAAATACGTCAATTGAAATTGTCTTAAACCTCTTGCTTAACATGCCCGTGCGACTGCAGCCTACTGAGTAGTTAGACCTATACGCTTACAATATATGCTTTTAAGCTTATGAAGGATTTCTGACGGTCGTGTACGACACCGACCTCCGCCGagtatttgtaaaaattaaacaagtaaCTCACATTGCAGGTCTATAAACACTTTATAAGGTATTGACGATGCCGCAGTCGGAACCGAAAAAGTTTCGCTGCACCTGCCACGAATACCGACAAAGCACTTCAAGGATTTCATCAGCTGTGCGCCCGATGATGTGGAAATGCTACAGTGATGGTTTTAAACCTGTCTATGTACGCTCGTAAACGAAATAACGAAGCATGAAATCCGGCTGAGATTAAGCACTGGTAAGAACTGAAAAGCAACTTGGTTGTTAGCAAGTAACgttgtgacggttacgtcacgagtaatgagttgttttgtaaatgctgaaattttattttgggatcttgcaattcagttgttgGTCAGACTTGAATTTTCTttaatgacgttcagataaactacctcgcttgaactgatgtaccatatactgtatataccgatgtaatgtttacaatctttccttttcCTTTTGGTAAAATCTACAGTccattttaatttatatttacattttctCCACGAAAGCTTTTGCAGATATCagatgtaatgtttgcaatctttccttttacccttttacgtgatcgatttcactggttactacttGATACCaagcgcaatgtaacattcagtaagttttgcccgaaggtgaaagccttcgtgtctgataattaataaataaaatgggactTTATAATTTAGCAATTTGTATACacagaattaagcaactagtcacgccgtttgagaaatgagaactcatatcatcgaagTAGAAGCAAAACAAGCTATCAatcatcaatcgtcctcgctcatattgtaacaataGCCGCCAATGTACGCGGTCATTATGACAGatgtgtttgttgtgtaatacgtCACACAAGTAACACAGCAACGAACTTTAAATTGTCATAAACTCATAACGTATCGTTGCAAACGGCAACTCATTTTCTACAATTAGATTGCAGACGACGAGCATTGCTTGTTTCTGCTATAAAATTGACGTCAGActtagacaaaacattttattacttAAAATGATACTCTTGCTTCGTAAGTTTACCTTAATGCAATGCTTTCTCTTTATTCCAGATGACGTAACGCTTCATGGTTTGATGACGTTGCTTCGGTCAATTACGTAACTTGTTTTATGAAGAAGCGTCAGAGAaattaaccaagaaaaatAACTCACCAGTTTAACCGAACTTGATGTTTCTATGGCATTGTACCGGCAACTTTCGATGCCGACTTACGAAGACGACTTAGAGAAACAATAATCTATTTGGGGAAAACAATTAATGCGCAACTTAAAAAAGATAAACCGGCGATAAGCTTATTTAGTTGATCCCTATCGGCTAAACTGCAAAGTGCATTGTACTTACGGCTTAATTACACCGCTTCCagtgtgcaattcatatttgCAGTATTTAGTTATTGGTTTCTTTATTGTCGGCCAACCTGTACATATGTAACCGTCTTCCACTTCAGATGGTGGAGTTGTTGAGGTCAAGAAAAGGACAAGTTGAGTGTAATAGCAGGTAACCTTTAACCTTTAGTTAAATGAACTTGACGATTGTTATGCTAAATGTAATCTTTCTAACTAGTATTAACTGAGACGTTTTTTAAACTGAGAATATCTTCTTGTTAATctagaaatataaaatttgcaccaatTCATATTTCTATTAATAATTGTCCGCTTTAAGTTGGCTGATGTCGGGAGTTTTCTAGGCTGAGTTAGGTCCTTTCTGAGAATGGGTAGACAGATGCGAGTCTTAACTTAATAAGAGAAATAATCATCTCAATATATAATTAaagtaaactttaaaaaaccaAACACATCGCAGTGATGCATCGCACTTTCTCAACCAAATTCCTGTTACGTTAATCACGTGACTTTCAGCCTACCAGcataatttataaaatcttcaaataaaataaaaaaatttaccttGGAAAATAGAAAACCGGCAAAAtatttggtaaaatatttgacTGAGTGGACAAACATGCACAATTGCAAAACCGGCATCGTTTATGTCAATGAAAAACGTTTTACATGAATTGCCAAGCATACAAGTCTACTTGGACAATCAAGTAAGTTAGATGATTCGCTGAAGTGGGTGATGCAATACAGCAGGGTTTcaactttctttcttttaatttGGGAATTGCTCAAACGCATTAAGTATGATAGGCTACAGCCAAATTCACAATGACCTAAAATTTTGGATTACCACCGCACTGATgacgaaaataaaatgattgattttattcttttcGCAGCAACAGGAAAAATTTTATCTGGTCATCATGACTCATCATGACCACTACAACTCTTACAAAGTCGTGATTGCATAAAAAGCAAATCGAGCAATACCAAAGAAAAAGACTGCTGTGATAAAGCTGTGATACTGCGCGCAAATGTAAATAGGAGCTTCTTCCCGGGGAGGAAATCCCTTCCAAATGAAGAGCCCAGGTTTGGTGAAATCCGCTCGTATCGAAGGATCTCGGCGTGGATCCAGTAATCTGTGATAATAAGGCGATATTATAATATACAGATCGAACACAGTGTGGAACTCTTGTTTTCGAATATCTGCTTTACGAAACGTGACGTTAATGATAGTATGACAAATTTTAGTTCGTTTGTGCATTACTTGTGttaagtattacacaacaaactcatctgtcataatgaccgcgtacactggcgataattgttacaatatgagcgaggacgatagatggttgataacttgttttgtttctgcttcgatgatatgagttctcatttctcaaacggcgtgactataCTGTTAGTAgcttaaattctgtctatgcatattactaaatgatgAAGTTcctgttttatttgttatcagacacgaaggctttcaccttcgggcaaagcttactgaatgttacattgtgCTGTAGTAACTactaaccagtgaaatcgataaCGTAAAAAGGTAAAGGTAAAGGgaagattgcaaacattacattggTATTTATATGTAACACACCAGTTCAatcgaggaaattatctgaacgtcattaaggagaatttaagtttggtcaacaactgaattgcaagatcccaaaataaaattcaagcatttcgaaaacaactcgtgactcgtgacgtaatcgcCACAATAGATAACATTACGTGCCGATGACTTCCTGTTTTCCGTTTAAAATCATGACATAGATGTCATGCCTGCCTATCCCGCGTAAGTTATTCAcagttgttcaatgcattcAGTCTACTAAGATCATCGCTGTAACATAGACGtatttatgctgttgctgtgccaatgttttgtcaaaatgtaattgtttaaagaaatttcaatataatcagtatactgtatacagttgtcattcctgtgcaaccattgttgaatttaatttgaagaagttcagagTGAAGATAGACCactttgttgtcatcttcacaagacaataagccgttaaggtgaacaattaaatctgagggtgagaaaagcagacaacgacctcatgagactcatatatcatcacccgcaataatcattttaacaagtaATTATTGTAGCGAAGTGGGTCAACCTTTCAATTTCAGGTGCCATATACCCACTTTTCGTTACATGTCTTTCTTCGCTGCTTTACCCTTGAAGCTTTGTCGATTTTTTTGTTCGTTGTTGATTCATAGAGTTGTGATTTCTTCCTGCTATAATAGTTATCGTTATACTCTTTGCTTCCTTCCAGAAATAATGATAAAATACCAACAACACGAGTTTTCAAACACAAGCTGTCCTCCaactgaaaatgttttcttcaCATTTAAAAATCTTAACTCTCATTCAGTTTATTAACAACCCGTTCCTGGAAGCTGAAAGGTGACATGACGCAAGGTCGACTGAGTTCCTTCTGAACAAGTTTGAAGTTCTTCTAGTCTGGTTCGCATGTTTTAATTAAGGCAGTTGTGGATAGCAAGGTCAGAAAACATGAATTTACAGAAAATGAGAAATTATGTAATATTCATTCTAAACGCGGCATTGATTGCCAAAACCTAATGTACATGTGCAATTAAGTCgaagactgcagagtatgatAAGAGCACACCCGAGATTACttagattttaaaaaagttttaattactgaaaaaaaattgtcgaAACGATGCAGTTTAAAATTGTTATGCAGGATGAAATTCTGTATGTGATAGCCTAgaataaatttttcttgttggaTGTTGAGtataacttgttttgtttgggTTTGAACCAGCGGCATAACATGTTTTTTGTACACTGGCTTCCCGTCCTTattaaaacaattgttttcttCGCCACGAATTCTTATTTTAATGGAACTGATTTGAATGTCGTTGGCTTCGCCTTATATGTGCCACCCAGACTCGGACTGatgagtatggcagtttttgctgAGATCTGGGTGTGCAAAGGCAGCAGCTGGTGTGCACTGCGACTCGTGGTCCAAGGTTGCCCGACGTTTTTGCAGGCAAGGTGTCGTCCTAGATGATAGAAATTGGGGCAAGAATGAGTGTTTTCACAGAAACAGGATTCCGCTCCCTAGGATGGAGTTTCTTCGCTGCGGTTTTCTTTAACCATCCACTTGTTGTGCACTTAACATAATTATTGTAATTTCAATCGAACCATATcacttaaaataataattttggcTGTTAAAAGAGTAAGCTAGCCAATATGCAAAAATACCCAGTAAGtgaaattttaccaaaaatatttaatcaagtttttagtttgtatatttttaaattaacaacagtgtgcaacattttaaaaccctTTTCTGTTAACATTCCAAGTTTCGGATTTCTACAAATTATCCTTCTCTTTCATCAAGACAAACACATCATACAGAACTCAAAAATAGCTAAATTTCTTACTGAGGCAAGAAATTGGTCCCtgcacaaatattttaatttttcgcaAATAATAGGTGCTAGAGAGTTCTTTTTTCACACACTTGCGCAACAGTTCCTCCTCTAACTCTCTTTAAATTTTCGTGGGTCTCTTTCATCTTTTATCATTTAAGTTTAAGGTTATGGTTTCTATTCGAGATGTAGATAACGTACTATACGTCAATATATACTATACGTTTATTTTCGAAAAATGCCTGTTTTAATGGAAAAAGGGCTTTAAGCTTAGTGAATATTTGATGTCtatttaagtaaaattaaCCAATCAGAAAACAGTAAAACTAGCTTGAATAAGTGTGAAATTCATGTTTTTCGCATTCGCACACCGGCACAAAAATTGTTGGTGCAATTTTGCTTCCGCTTGAAAGatattgattaaaatttgcagttttaaaGTATAATATAGCTAGAATAATAGTCACaaatttcaaagcaatttGATTTGTGCAAGTATTAAGCTGTTAGCAAGGTGGAGCAGTGTTTATGCCCAACCGATGTATTGTCGACGATGGTACTGACACATTATAGCCGTCGATAGCAACGTGGTAGATAAATAATTGTCACTTGACCGTTTGTAACCTATTCAACTACTTCTTAAAGTGGTTTAGTTTCATTTTGACGTTTTAGTAGTCAACTTGCTAGATGAGCATAACCATGTTGTTAATCCATGTCATGAAATGTTTATCTTGAGACGTGTTGTTCCCTGCGTTTATGTTAAAGCTGAAATATGCAATTGATCATGTTTCTTATTTGATTTGCCAGTCTAGGTTGTTCGTTATAAGATGTCTGCAACGAAGTGGGGAGTGCAGGTCTTGTCCAAAGTGAAACCAGCCCGTTCGGTTAACATCAACTGGGAGGTCGGGAAACATAGAAATCAGCTAGAACTGATTCAAGAGGACGCAGGGAAGCTGGAACGTAACCTGCAGAAGATAAACTACACGGCGAGCGAATATTGCAAAGTCGGATTACTCCACCATGACCAGCTGAAGGAGTCTGATCCAGTGGTGCAGGAAGCGCGTAAACGTATGACTGACGAGGAGGTGCAAGCGAGATACTTCCGTGTCAATAGAGCTCTCCTGATGTCCGCCAACCACCAGATCCTTCCACAAGATGAGTGGACTCCGATGGACGCAGATCACAATTACCTCCAGGAGCACCTCAACGATGCGAGAAACGAAATGAAGGAGAAGAAGCTCATGAAGTGCGCGACGCTCGACTTTGAAGACCGACAAGATCGTCTCCTCTCCATTCCATTCCGCTTCATGAATTACATAGAAATATCACGGATGCGACAAAAGTTAAAGGCTCAGTTGGTGGCGCCACAGCTCGCATGACGACCCTCATTTATTTGAACTGATTGAGATGTCTATGTTTGTTTTGgcaaagttgctttaaaatttcGAAACCTTAAATTTCTGTGATTGTTAAATAAAAGTATGAGAGGAAATGTTTCTGTTCCTGTGCTTTTAATCGTCAACAAGCGGTAAAAAATGCCAGCTTTATACACTTTAAACTAGGGTTGTGCGCTAAAGAATAATTTGCTTTTCTAGAATAGGCCAAATCCAGTCTTTTCTGTCCTATGCAAGAATAATTTTAATGTCGACTAATTCGCCAAGTGAGTTGAATGATTCCGTCAATGGCTGTTAAGTATTTGAATTTCCTGACTGTCGTATGTTCAATGCATCATGTAGTGACTAAACTCATAACAGCTCATGTATGACACTGCCTGACTTGAATCGTGTGTTGTGAGAACAAGGAAATCGTCTGGTCAAACGATTTTCTCCGACTAAAAAAGCGTTTCCCCGACAAGTCAgcttcaaaaagtttaaaacatcaGTTAAATTTGATTAAGATCTCTCGCGATATCTTCTATAATGACAAGTTATTCTACGACGTACCGAGGCGCCAATGAAACATTCCCTTTGTTCTGTCGATatcttaaaacatttatctTGTGCCTTGTATGATGCAAGCAGTCAAGCTTCACCGGCCCAACAATCTAATCCTTTCTATTGTCTTGTCATAATCTGATCATTAAGTTGAATTTTTCCAACCGATAAAAGTGAGATTAGATTTGTTGCTcatatttgacatttttaaaagtgTCTTCGCAAATTCATAAGACTCCATTGTTATTCAGCGATATACACTAGAAATAAGGTTGTCGTACAGTCATGTGGAAACTTTTATAATCAACTATTGCAAATACTAacacacatagaaatcataaacAATACAACATTTTAAACGAAACATTAATAGAAGTCATATGTGACGAAGGCAAACACTGAATTAAACAAGCAAGTGACATCATCAAATTCGTGAATATTTTCTCTGCACCATAAATAAAACCAGCATTTGCAGCCAAAGGGAGGTCATATCCGATGTTGCATTCAGCCAAATTACATTGATAGAGGAACCGCTCCGACACCAACGCCGCCATCGTGTGCCCACATACGGTCTGAATCTTTCCACGAATTCAACTCGGGGTCATAAACTTCGACCGAGCTGAGGTTTGAGCACCCGTCGTAGCCCCCGAGGGCGTAGATTTTACCTCCGCTGATCGTCACCCCCACCCGGCTCCTCCTCATGCTCATCTGGACCACAAAGCTCCATTGGCTCGTTACTCGGTCGAACACTTCGACGGATTTAAGAAATTTCTGGCCGTCATATCCTCCGAACACAAACATACGACCTTGCAGTGACGCAACTCCATGGCGACATCGCTTGGAGAGCATGGGCACGCTCATGCACCATTTATCTTTCTTCCGGTCGTAACTTTCAATTGTGTTGAAGATGGAGAGTCCGTCGTGACCTCCGAGGACGTACACAGTCCCTTCGAACACCCCGACAGCAGCAGCACTCCTGGACTTGTTCATTTTGCTGATGAACTGCCATGTCTGGGTGTGGGGTCGATACACCTCGCACGTGCTCAACGAGTCAACCCCGTTGTACCCCCCACAGACAAATATCTGGTCGTCGTGGGCAACACAACCAAGCGCACTTCGTTTCTCGTGCATCGGTTTGATGTCGCACCACTCATCCGTGTCAGGCGTGTACATCTCCACCGTGTTCAACCGGTGCATGCCGTCGTAGCCCCCCACAGCATAGAGCTGGCCTGCAAGAACAGCCACCCCCACTCTGCTGCGACACGTGCGCATTGGTGATGTCATTTCCCATCGTCCAATCATTGGGGAGTATTTTTCGACAGTGTTCAGTGCTTCCCCTGCTGAGGTGATTCCCCCAACAGCATATATGGTGTCTTGGATCTCGGTGCAATATCTCGGCCGAACCATGTTCGGGGGAAACTCCGACCTTCTGTCCGGCATCAGAAGATAATCCTTCGCTTTATCGACGAGATCTCTGCATCTGAGGCAGGACTTGGCTGCGGGATCAACCTGCACCACATCGGCGAGAAACTCCGGTCGTAGGAGCGGTAGCCGGACCTGTTGTAAAAGCTCATCCATCCATTTGTTCCTCGTCTCGTCGTCGTACTTCACCCACGCAGCAGCCGCGTAAAACACCTGCTCCTCCGACTTCACATTCAGTTCATTCTGCGATAAAATGTTGATCACATTTTCTTTGGGAAGTTGAAGGAACTCCTCGGATTTTGACACTTCCACAAAGTGCTGGTGGAGGTAACTGTTTGCTCTCTCCACCAAGGGGGCGCACATCAGCATTTCTCCGAACTGTCTCACGCCCAAGCAATTGGACGGGTGGAGTCGCTTCTTGATGAAGGTGCAACAAAAATTCTTTACGGCTTGTAGTTGAAGATAGTTTGCTCCGACCATTATCGCCTGCACATTGTTCACATTGACAGTGATGTGGCCGCTGTACGCGTAGTTTACCAGCACCTCCAGGGCATCTTCGTCGATGCCTTGAattacaatttcatttttgctCGTCTCCAACATGTCTGACGTGAACATGCTGCTAAAATATGGGATGGAAGCAGCAAGAATGATGCGATGCGCCGAGAACTTGTTGCCACCAACTTTTAAAGTGACGTCACACATCTTTCCCTGTCTTCGAATATCTTGCATTGTAGAGAAAGCTTCGAAGGCAAAGTTGTTCGCTTGCATCGTTTCTTCTGCGACTTCATTCTCAAATTCTCCCCATCCAAGCATCATATTACAAGATTTctctgtaaaaataaaaccattaATTGGATGAATTTAGAAATTTGTTCACAGCATGAAATTATTCTCAGCAATAAGGTGAGATTGTCAACAACAATAGAAGAAGTGAAAGCGAAACAATTGAAGAGTTTGCTTTGCAGCGTACCGGATAAATATGCCAATAAATAAACTGTAATATAAACCAACGTTATACTTATAAAGTTATAACAAAGAATATGCAGCATAATAGAAAATGCGTGATGATAAATTGGCATGTAAATTAACTTTCTGCACCAGATATTGTGCACCCCAAGCACCATTCAAACTGTAGAGATTAAGAATGAACGTAATGGATATCATACTAAGGTATGTGCAACTGCTACACAAATCTATGCAAAGTTTACAGTTTTCTTTCGAGTTAAAAAGCTTCATAAACAAGGAAAGTAGCCTGGCAGTTTCCTGCGAGGTTGTTAGGA comes from the Clavelina lepadiformis chromosome 5, kaClaLepa1.1, whole genome shotgun sequence genome and includes:
- the LOC143458583 gene encoding cytochrome b-c1 complex subunit 7-like, whose translation is MSATKWGVQVLSKVKPARSVNINWEVGKHRNQLELIQEDAGKLERNLQKINYTASEYCKVGLLHHDQLKESDPVVQEARKRMTDEEVQARYFRVNRALLMSANHQILPQDEWTPMDADHNYLQEHLNDARNEMKEKKLMKCATLDFEDRQDRLLSIPFRFMNYIEISRMRQKLKAQLVAPQLA
- the LOC143460416 gene encoding glutaryl-CoA dehydrogenase, mitochondrial-like, whose protein sequence is MNIVKISRVIHPRINSYTACKNALCTPRPHLTSHLKAASSEKFEWEDALNLESQLTPDEILIRDQFQDYCQEKLMPRITMANRNEVFDRDILYEMGELGVLGATISGYGCAGASYVAYGLLARECERVDSAYRSCMSVQSSLVMHPINTYGTTEQKENFLPKLARGELVGAFGLTEPNHGSDPGGMETRAVYDKTSNSYVLNGAKSWITNSPIADVFVVWAKCAKEGEGRETIRGFVLEKGTAGLSAPKIEGKFSLRASITGQIVMEDVRVPASSMFPDIEGLKGPFGCLNSARYGIGWGALGAAEFCLATARQYSLDRIQFEKPLARNQLIQKKFADALTEISTGLQACLRVGRLIDDGRSSPEMISLIKRNSCGKALDVARNMRDVLGGNGICDEYHVIRHVMNLEAVNTYEGTHDVHALILGRAITGLQAFTH
- the LOC143458581 gene encoding kelch-like protein 18, whose amino-acid sequence is MLKNCSSMNLIDKAEKSCNMMLGWGEFENEVAEETMQANNFAFEAFSTMQDIRRQGKMCDVTLKVGGNKFSAHRIILAASIPYFSSMFTSDMLETSKNEIVIQGIDEDALEVLVNYAYSGHITVNVNNVQAIMVGANYLQLQAVKNFCCTFIKKRLHPSNCLGVRQFGEMLMCAPLVERANSYLHQHFVEVSKSEEFLQLPKENVINILSQNELNVKSEEQVFYAAAAWVKYDDETRNKWMDELLQQVRLPLLRPEFLADVVQVDPAAKSCLRCRDLVDKAKDYLLMPDRRSEFPPNMVRPRYCTEIQDTIYAVGGITSAGEALNTVEKYSPMIGRWEMTSPMRTCRSRVGVAVLAGQLYAVGGYDGMHRLNTVEMYTPDTDEWCDIKPMHEKRSALGCVAHDDQIFVCGGYNGVDSLSTCEVYRPHTQTWQFISKMNKSRSAAAVGVFEGTVYVLGGHDGLSIFNTIESYDRKKDKWCMSVPMLSKRCRHGVASLQGRMFVFGGYDGQKFLKSVEVFDRVTSQWSFVVQMSMRRSRVGVTISGGKIYALGGYDGCSNLSSVEVYDPELNSWKDSDRMWAHDGGVGVGAVPLSM